The following proteins come from a genomic window of Ictidomys tridecemlineatus isolate mIctTri1 chromosome 9, mIctTri1.hap1, whole genome shotgun sequence:
- the Nkx1-1 gene encoding NK1 transcription factor-related protein 1, which produces MSASGTAAPGDVPALPLPPPPPPPPGPGPGPAPPVPAAASRDAMDGRAELPAFPRAGAPPLAASDTVPAGPEAAGAARPAAPPRPTSFSVLDILDPNKFNSRRRRCLLLGPVAPAACAPCASAPCAPAPAASGRPQRTEELERQALAAAGGVGAATGAEPPSAGDPYKADEAEANGYSSGGGGHSPSADSGDEAPDDEDDEEPEAQAARAAEEARGGGGLGARGSGCPGAVEAQVLPSAGDEAAAPGPRGNSPGASGPPGAATAAGVTGTTPQGAAAATKPKRKRTGSDSKSGKPRRARTAFTYEQLVALENKFKATRYLSVCERLNLALSLSLTETQVKIWFQNRRTKWKKQNPGADTSAPTGGGGGPGPGAGPGAGLPGGLSPLSPSPPMGAPLAMHGPAGYPAHGPGGLVCAAQLPFLSSPAVLSPFVLGSQTYGAPAFYAPHL; this is translated from the exons ATGAGTGCCAGCGGCACGGCCGCTCCTGGGGACGTCCCCGcgctgccgctgccgccgccgccgccgccaccgcccgGGCCCGGCCCGGGGCCCGCACCGCCCGTTCCCGCCGCAGCTTCCCGGGACGCTATGGACGGGCGTGCCGAGCTGCCAGCTTTTCCCCGGGCCGGTGCCCCTCCGCTCGCGGCCAGTGACACTGTGCCGGCGGGACCCGAGGCTGCTGGAGCGGCTCGGCCCGCCGCGCCCCCACGCCCCACCTCCTTCTCAGTGCTGGACATCCTGGACCCCAACAAGTTCAACAGCAGGAGACGCCGCTGCCTGCTGCTGGGCCCCGTAGCACCCGCGGCGTGCGCCCCGTGCGCTTCGGCCCCGTGCGCCCCGGCCCCCGCCGCCTCCGGACGCCCTCAGCGCACGGAGGAGCTGGAGCGCCAAGCCCTGGCTGCCGCCGGGGGAGTCGGAGCTGCCACCGGAGCTGAGCCGCCCA GTGCCGGCGACCCCTACAAAGCGGACGAGGCGGAGGCCAACGGCTacagcagcggcggcggcggccacAGCCCGAGCGCGGACAGCGGGGACGAGGCGCCTGACGACGAGGACGATGAGGAGCCGGAGGCGCAGGCGGCGCGCGCCGCCGAGGAGGCGCGGGGAGGCGGCGGCCTCGGGGCCCGCGGGTCGGGCTGCCCAGGAGCGGTCGAGGCGCAGGTGCTCCCCAGCGCAGGCGACGAGGCCGCAGCCCCCGGGCCCCGCGGAAACTCGCCGGGAGCCTCGGGCCCGCCGGGAGCCGCGACGGCGGCGGGGGTCACTGGGACCACTCCGCAGGGCGCGGCGGCGGCGACCAAGCCCAAGCGGAAGCGCACGGGCTCCGACTCCAAGTCGGGGAAACCGCGGCGCGCGCGCACCGCCTTCACCTACGAGCAGCTTGTGGCGCTGGAGAACAAGTTCAAGGCGACGCGCTACCTGTCCGTGTGCGAGCGCCTCAACCTGGCGCTGTCCCTCAGCCTCACCGAGACGCAGGTGAAGATCTGGTTCCAGAACCGGCGAACCAAATGGAAGAAGCAAAACCCGGGCGCCGACACTAGCGCGCCGACCGGCGGCGGCGGGGGCCCGGGACCCGGCGCCGGGCCGGGCGCGGGGCTTCCTGGCGGCCTCAGCCCTCTCAGCCCCTCGCCGCCTATGGGCGCACCGCTCGCCATGCACGGCCCCGCCGGGTACCCCGCGCACGGCCCGGGCGGACTGGTGTGCGCCGCGCAGCTGCCCTTCCTTTCGAGCCCGGCGGTGCTCTCGCCCTTCGTGCTGGGCTCGCAGACCTACGGCGCGCCCGCCTTCTACGCGCCGCACCTCTGA